In the genome of Pseudomonas sp. HS6, one region contains:
- the rsmD gene encoding 16S rRNA (guanine(966)-N(2))-methyltransferase RsmD produces the protein MASPKKPVQKLHNGVNQLRIIGGEWRSRKLSFPDAPGLRPTPDRVRETLFNWLAPYVAGAKVLDPFAGSGALFLEALSRGASMGQALDASHVAVSSLKEHLGTLRCTNGHVQTADALRYLETQTATTFDLVFLDPPFNQNLLPAVCTLLEERHWLADEAWIYTESETAPSTLGLPGNWRLHREQKSGRVYYALWQRMAVIAG, from the coding sequence ATGGCCAGTCCAAAGAAACCTGTACAAAAACTGCACAACGGTGTGAACCAGTTGCGCATCATCGGCGGCGAATGGCGCAGCCGCAAACTGAGCTTCCCGGATGCGCCGGGCCTGCGCCCGACGCCGGACCGTGTGCGCGAAACCCTGTTCAACTGGCTCGCGCCATATGTTGCCGGGGCCAAGGTGCTCGATCCGTTCGCCGGCAGCGGCGCACTGTTTCTGGAAGCGCTGTCCCGGGGCGCGTCCATGGGCCAGGCGCTGGATGCCAGCCATGTCGCGGTCTCCAGCCTGAAAGAACACCTCGGCACGCTGCGCTGCACCAACGGCCATGTGCAGACCGCCGACGCATTGCGCTACCTGGAAACCCAGACGGCGACCACGTTCGACCTGGTGTTCCTCGACCCGCCGTTCAACCAGAACCTGCTGCCCGCCGTGTGCACGCTGCTGGAAGAGCGCCATTGGCTGGCCGATGAAGCGTGGATCTACACTGAAAGCGAAACCGCGCCATCGACCCTCGGCCTGCCAGGCAACTGGCGCCTGCACCGCGAGCAGAAATCCGGGCGGGTGTACTACGCGTTGTGGCAACGTATGGCAGTGATCGCCGGTTAA